A genomic segment from Hippoglossus stenolepis isolate QCI-W04-F060 chromosome 3, HSTE1.2, whole genome shotgun sequence encodes:
- the LOC118104822 gene encoding tensin-2 isoform X3, with translation MGCIHSSPGTGQMKTHELGSDTGGIPVTAEPEVHPEILHLAEVSPTCTSTSDLRGSTKSTSQKKRGSLPRSKSVEQVMEHVMERHYDFDLTYITERIISVFFLPDLEEQRYRRNLQEVASMLKSKHQDKFLLLNLSEKRHDITRLNQKVQDYGWPDLHAPPLDRICAVCKAMETWLTSDPSNVVVLHCKGNKGKTGVIVSAYMHYSKISAGADQALTTLAMRKFCEDKVSSSLQPSQNRYIYYFSGLLSGTIKMNSSALFLHQIIIPSLPNFQTRGGFFPFLKIYQSLQLVYTSGVYDPQSSRARKLCVTMEPALLLKGDIMVKCYHRRSQAAEREVVFRVQFHTCTVHGAQLWFGKTELDVACTDDRFPPDATVEFIFSNGPEKMKGRECRQNDASIKVDYKTSDPVVRWDSYENFNLHHQDSMENICHTRGPLDGSLYAQVRKRRGPGSTASPASTNGGLTSSPTVKPQTPSQPQPPSYTSNSSRSSPPTDHLQDASPSTNSPERENTECASKSGHGEDRAREKTRGKEKDRETAILDDGDLVSSGGLRREHSCCGRGKAKCGDVGWERERGPCLSNGHCLGHCNSIKTHPKSQTLPALPTKSVSPPPNSAHMELCHRHSAHLLPDLPWEHPPPPPPPPLPCLHRPYYPYSPPDHTHPHSNSLPPSNRLCNAEECHFFHYSKHSPSTHLSHQSLPSSPYREMFFSSPTPSSGCLCRECSSRREHQSDSVRTFHPFHLDQIQTPHWSQGAGVQQTREVPTLWENENPWELVRDSEFWQCKSATPVFRVCHSTLDQGPNQEQPRFGHAPHQTYHGPQSLVDVRDGASSGYHTPPPPRHSCPCSHQSSPAESHESRGYVSGYHSGSASPLPANSPSPGRGRLPEMPSKSREQQRAEVEKAKTDAEDDVSQDSEGKSDSNGPSSTPGLDSDHDYTIIGSSSPTHTEDSVTADSPPQSQETPAQQEPNTNINKTSTTPTETQTSSISIISSQPSIEQIASSDGAAKITGSTQGSNKPHTSSYTAVIITPVEMQLNGAALPSDTPSDSVAVNPSASLSSSPSTTSPNSLIGSPELQSSPHHSPLATDTGHRLTPDRDSSAENKPPSPVPDGYNTPTFPLASYYYPILNVPHVPYTGYTAVTIPAIQPPLPEKKRLSSSAGSLNAHNSLLRVSSAPSPTHHVSFSSAVGQQRRGSAQCSYKDDADIRVNAKFVQDSSKYWYKPGISRDQAIAVLKDKEPGTFLIRDSNSFQGAYGLALKVATPPPNANITGDPLEQLVRHFLIETGPRGVKIKGCQNESYFGSLSAMVYQHSITPISLPCALRIPEKDLVGELQETQSATNTSTAANLLKQGAGCNVLYLNSVETESLTGPEAVSKATKCTLALSLRPVATVVHFKVSSQGITLTDSKRRLFFRRHYPINTVTFSSLDPQDKRWTNSDSTSSKMFGFVARRTGSSTENVCHLFAEMDPEQPAVAIVNFINKVMLGPQLRR, from the exons AGAGGTTCCACTAAATCTACATCCCAGAAGAAAAGAGGCTCCTTACCGAG GAGTAAAAGTGTGGAGCAAGTGATGGAGCATGTGATGGAGCGCCACTACGACTTTGACCTCACCTACATCACAGAGAGGATCATCTCCGTCTTCTTCCTGCCAGACCTGGAGGAACAGCGCTACCGCAGGAACCTCCAGGAAGTGGCCTCTATGCTGAAATCCAAGCACCAAGACAAGTTTCTG CTACTGAATTTATCAGAGAAGAGACATGACATCACCAGACTAAACCAAAAG GTGCAGGACTATGGCTGGCCTGATCTCCACGCCCCACCCTTGGACAGGATCTGTGCCGTCTGTAAGGCAATGGAGACTtggctgacctctgaccccagtAACGTAGTGGTCCTCCACTGCAAG ggaaacaaagggaagacgGGGGTGATCGTGTCTGCCTACATGCACTACAGCAAGATATCCGCTGG AGCGGACCAGGCTCTCACCACACTGGCCATGAGGAAGTTCTGCGAAGACAAAGTGTCCTCCTCGCTACAGCCCTCTCAGAACAG GTACATCTACTACTTTAGCGGCCTGCTGTCAGGCACCATCAAAATGAACAGCAGTGCTCTGTTCCTCCACCAGATCATCATTCCCTCGTTACCAAACTTCCAGACTAGAGGAG GTTTCTTTCCCTTCCTGAAGATCTATCAGTCTCTACAGCTGGTCTACACCTCAGGCGTCTA tgatCCTCAGAGCTCCAGGGCGAGGAAGCTGTGTGTGACTATGGAGCCTGCACTGTTATTAAAGGGGGACATTATG GTGAAGTGCTATCACCGGCGGAGTcaagcagcagagagggaggtggtCTTCAGAGTCCAGTTTCACACCTGCACCGTGCACGGAGCCCAGCTGTGGTTTGGCAAGACTGAACTGGACGTGGCCTGCACAG ATGACAGGTTCCCTCCCGATGCCACAGTCGAGTTTATCTTCTCTAATGGGCCAGAAAAAATGAAAG GTCGAGAATGCCGTCAGAATGATGCCTCTATCAAAGTGGACTATAAGACCTCAGACCCTGTGGTCAGATGGGATTCTTATGAGAACTTCAACCTGCATCACCAAGACAGCATGGAga ATATCTGTCATACGAGGGGCCCTCTGGACGGCAGTCTGTACGCACAGGTGAGGAAGAGACGTGGGCCCGGTTCGACTGCTTCACCAGCGTCTACCAACGGTGGCCTCACCAGCAGCCCAACAGTGAAGCCCCAAACTCCCAGCCAGCCCCAGCCTCCCAGCTACACCAGTAACTCCAGTCGCTCTTCACCACCCACTGATCATCTGCAAGATGCCTCTCCATCCACAAACAGCcctgaaagagaaaacactgaatgtGCGTCGAAGAGTGGACATGGGGAAgacagagcaagagagaaaacacgagggaaagaaaaggataGGGAGACGGCTATTTTAGATGACGGAGACCTTGTAAGTTCTGGAGGTTTGAGGCGAGAGCACTCATGTTGTGGTCGTGGAAAAGCAAAGTGTGGCGATGTGGGgtgggaaagggagagagggccCTGCCTTTCTAATGGTCATTGTCTCGGCCATTGCAACAGCATTAAGACTCATCCAAAGAGTCAAACGCTGCCTGCTTTACCAACCAAATCTGTGTCCCCTCCCCCAAATTCAGCTCATATGGAACTCTGCCATCGCCACAGTGCCCATCTGTTACCAGACTTACCATGGGAacatccaccaccacctccgccCCCACCCCTGCCCTGTCTCCACAGGCCCTACTACCCTTATTCTCCCcctgaccacacacacccacatagcaactccctccctcccagcaACAGACTCTGCAATGCGGAGGAGTGTCACTTCTTCCATTATTCCAAACACAGCCCGTCTACTCATCTGTCCCATCAGTCACTGCCCTCCAGCCCTTACAGGGAAATGTTCTTCAGCTCTCCAACACCGTCCTCTGGTTGCCTCTGTCGAGAGTGCTCCAGCAGGCGAGAGCACCAGTCAGACTCAGTCAGAACATTCCACCCGTTTCACCTAGACCAAATACAGACCCCGCACTGGTCCCAAGGAGCAGGGGTACAACAAACAAGAGAGGTGCCTACGCTGTGGGAAAACGAAAATCCATGGGAGCTGGTGAGAGATTCCGAGTTTTGGCAGTGCAAATCAGCCACCCCTGTGTTCCGGGTCTGCCACTCCACTTTGGATCAGGGTCCAAACCAGGAGCAGCCGAGATTTGGCCACGCACCTCACCAGACCTACCACGGTCCCCAGTCTCTGGTGGACGTGCGGGATGGAGCCAGCAGTGGGTACCacacccctccaccaccccGCCACTCCTGCCCCTGCTCTCATCAATCATCCCCAGCTGAGAGCCACGAGAGCCGGGGTTACGTCTCGGGATACCACTCTGGATCGGCCTCGCCTCTACCTGCTAACAGCCCGTCTCCTGGGAGAGGCAGGCTGCCTGAGATGCCGTCCAAATCCAGAGAACAGCAGCGTGCTGAAG TGGAAAAGGCAAAAACTGATGCAGAGGATGACGTATCCCAGGATTCAGAGGGTAAATCAGACTCTAATGGCCCATCAAGCACTCCCGGactggactctgatcatgacTACACAATAATTGGTAGCAgcagccccacacacactgaagacag TGTAACAGCTGACAGCCCTCCTCAAAGCCAAGAAACCCCCGCACAGCAAGAACCCAACACAAATATTAACAAAACTAGCACAAcaccaacagaaacacaaacttccAGCATATCTATAATCTCATCACAACCATCAATTGAGCAGATAGCAAGTTCTGATGGTGCAGCCAAGATCACAGGAAGCACCCAGGGATCTAACAAGCCACATACTTCAAGTTACACTGCTGTCATCATCACTCCGGTCGAAATGCAACTCAATGGTGCTGCTCTTCCCAGCGATACTCCATCCGATAGTGTAGCTGTGAACCCGTCTGCCAGTCTCAGTTCTAGCCCCTCCACCACTTCCCCAAATTCTCTTATTGGCTCCCCAGAGCTGCAGTCTTCTCCCCATCACTCCCCATTGGCGACAGACACGGGCCATAGACTGACTCCAGACAGAGACAGCTCAGCTGAAAACAAACCTCCGTCACCTGTTCCTGACGGTTATAACACACCCACATTTCCCTTAGCGTCCTATTACTACCCAATACTGAATGTCCCCCATGTCCCGTACACGGGGTACACTGCAGTCACTATCCCCGCCATCCAGCCACCACTCCCGGAGAAGAAacgcctctcctcctccgcagGATCCCTGAACGCACACAACTCTCTTCTGAGAGTCTCCTCAGCTCCTTCCCCAACACACCATGTGAGTTTCTCCTCCGCTGTGGGACAGCAGAGACGAGGGTCTGCACAGTGTAGTTACAAGGACGATGCAGACATCAGGGTTAATGCTAAGTTTGTCCAGGATAGTTCCAAGTACTGGTACAAACCAGGCATCTCCAGAGACCAAG CTATAGCTGTGTTGAAGGACAAGGAACCAGGAACCTTTCTTATCAGAGACAGTAACTCCTTCCAGGGGGCGTACGGTCTGGCCCTCAAAGTGGCCACCCCCCCTCCTAATGCCAACATCACTG GGGATCCTCTGGAACAGCTGGTGAGACATTTCCTCATCGAGACTGGGCCACGAGGAGTGAAGATCAAGGGCTGTCAGAACGAGTCCTACTTCG GAAGTTTATCTGCCATGGTGTACCAGCATTCAATTACACCTATCTCTCTACCCTGTGCCCTCCGCATCCCAGAAAAAG ATCTGGTCGGGGAACTTCAAGAGACACAGAGTGCAACAAACACCAGCACAGCAGCCAACCTCCTCAAACAAGGAGCAG GCTGCAACGTGCTTTACCTGAACTCAGTGGAAACCGAATCACTGACTGGGCCGGAGGCAGTTTCCAAGGCAACCAAGTGCACTTTGGCTCTGAGTCTGCGTCCAGTGGCGACGGTGGTCCACTTTAAAGTGTCCTCTCAGGGGATCACTCTGACAGACAGCAAAAGAAG ACTGTTCTTCAGGAGACACTACCCAATCAACACTGTCACTTTCAGCAGCCTTGACCCCCAAGACAagag GTGGACTAATTCTGATAGCACATCAAGCAA gatgTTCGGCTTTGTGGCCAGGCGGACGGGCAGTTCCACGGAAAACGTCTGTCACCTGTTTGCAGAGATGGACCCTGAGCAGCCAGCAGTCGCCATCGTCAACTTTATCAACAAAGTCATGCTGGGACCGCAGCTGCGGAGATGA
- the LOC118104822 gene encoding tensin-2 isoform X1: MGCIHSSPGTGQMKTHELGSDTGGIPVTAEPEVHPEILHLAELAKAGSHDFTEKSFKRRRVCDVCKQNIDNPGSFCKDCKAAVHKTCEAKVSPTCTSTSDLRGSTKSTSQKKRGSLPRSKSVEQVMEHVMERHYDFDLTYITERIISVFFLPDLEEQRYRRNLQEVASMLKSKHQDKFLLLNLSEKRHDITRLNQKVQDYGWPDLHAPPLDRICAVCKAMETWLTSDPSNVVVLHCKGNKGKTGVIVSAYMHYSKISAGADQALTTLAMRKFCEDKVSSSLQPSQNRYIYYFSGLLSGTIKMNSSALFLHQIIIPSLPNFQTRGGFFPFLKIYQSLQLVYTSGVYDPQSSRARKLCVTMEPALLLKGDIMVKCYHRRSQAAEREVVFRVQFHTCTVHGAQLWFGKTELDVACTDDRFPPDATVEFIFSNGPEKMKGRECRQNDASIKVDYKTSDPVVRWDSYENFNLHHQDSMENICHTRGPLDGSLYAQVRKRRGPGSTASPASTNGGLTSSPTVKPQTPSQPQPPSYTSNSSRSSPPTDHLQDASPSTNSPERENTECASKSGHGEDRAREKTRGKEKDRETAILDDGDLVSSGGLRREHSCCGRGKAKCGDVGWERERGPCLSNGHCLGHCNSIKTHPKSQTLPALPTKSVSPPPNSAHMELCHRHSAHLLPDLPWEHPPPPPPPPLPCLHRPYYPYSPPDHTHPHSNSLPPSNRLCNAEECHFFHYSKHSPSTHLSHQSLPSSPYREMFFSSPTPSSGCLCRECSSRREHQSDSVRTFHPFHLDQIQTPHWSQGAGVQQTREVPTLWENENPWELVRDSEFWQCKSATPVFRVCHSTLDQGPNQEQPRFGHAPHQTYHGPQSLVDVRDGASSGYHTPPPPRHSCPCSHQSSPAESHESRGYVSGYHSGSASPLPANSPSPGRGRLPEMPSKSREQQRAEVEKAKTDAEDDVSQDSEGKSDSNGPSSTPGLDSDHDYTIIGSSSPTHTEDSVTADSPPQSQETPAQQEPNTNINKTSTTPTETQTSSISIISSQPSIEQIASSDGAAKITGSTQGSNKPHTSSYTAVIITPVEMQLNGAALPSDTPSDSVAVNPSASLSSSPSTTSPNSLIGSPELQSSPHHSPLATDTGHRLTPDRDSSAENKPPSPVPDGYNTPTFPLASYYYPILNVPHVPYTGYTAVTIPAIQPPLPEKKRLSSSAGSLNAHNSLLRVSSAPSPTHHVSFSSAVGQQRRGSAQCSYKDDADIRVNAKFVQDSSKYWYKPGISRDQAIAVLKDKEPGTFLIRDSNSFQGAYGLALKVATPPPNANITGDPLEQLVRHFLIETGPRGVKIKGCQNESYFGSLSAMVYQHSITPISLPCALRIPEKDLVGELQETQSATNTSTAANLLKQGAGCNVLYLNSVETESLTGPEAVSKATKCTLALSLRPVATVVHFKVSSQGITLTDSKRRLFFRRHYPINTVTFSSLDPQDKRWTNSDSTSSKMFGFVARRTGSSTENVCHLFAEMDPEQPAVAIVNFINKVMLGPQLRR; encoded by the exons AGAGGTTCCACTAAATCTACATCCCAGAAGAAAAGAGGCTCCTTACCGAG GAGTAAAAGTGTGGAGCAAGTGATGGAGCATGTGATGGAGCGCCACTACGACTTTGACCTCACCTACATCACAGAGAGGATCATCTCCGTCTTCTTCCTGCCAGACCTGGAGGAACAGCGCTACCGCAGGAACCTCCAGGAAGTGGCCTCTATGCTGAAATCCAAGCACCAAGACAAGTTTCTG CTACTGAATTTATCAGAGAAGAGACATGACATCACCAGACTAAACCAAAAG GTGCAGGACTATGGCTGGCCTGATCTCCACGCCCCACCCTTGGACAGGATCTGTGCCGTCTGTAAGGCAATGGAGACTtggctgacctctgaccccagtAACGTAGTGGTCCTCCACTGCAAG ggaaacaaagggaagacgGGGGTGATCGTGTCTGCCTACATGCACTACAGCAAGATATCCGCTGG AGCGGACCAGGCTCTCACCACACTGGCCATGAGGAAGTTCTGCGAAGACAAAGTGTCCTCCTCGCTACAGCCCTCTCAGAACAG GTACATCTACTACTTTAGCGGCCTGCTGTCAGGCACCATCAAAATGAACAGCAGTGCTCTGTTCCTCCACCAGATCATCATTCCCTCGTTACCAAACTTCCAGACTAGAGGAG GTTTCTTTCCCTTCCTGAAGATCTATCAGTCTCTACAGCTGGTCTACACCTCAGGCGTCTA tgatCCTCAGAGCTCCAGGGCGAGGAAGCTGTGTGTGACTATGGAGCCTGCACTGTTATTAAAGGGGGACATTATG GTGAAGTGCTATCACCGGCGGAGTcaagcagcagagagggaggtggtCTTCAGAGTCCAGTTTCACACCTGCACCGTGCACGGAGCCCAGCTGTGGTTTGGCAAGACTGAACTGGACGTGGCCTGCACAG ATGACAGGTTCCCTCCCGATGCCACAGTCGAGTTTATCTTCTCTAATGGGCCAGAAAAAATGAAAG GTCGAGAATGCCGTCAGAATGATGCCTCTATCAAAGTGGACTATAAGACCTCAGACCCTGTGGTCAGATGGGATTCTTATGAGAACTTCAACCTGCATCACCAAGACAGCATGGAga ATATCTGTCATACGAGGGGCCCTCTGGACGGCAGTCTGTACGCACAGGTGAGGAAGAGACGTGGGCCCGGTTCGACTGCTTCACCAGCGTCTACCAACGGTGGCCTCACCAGCAGCCCAACAGTGAAGCCCCAAACTCCCAGCCAGCCCCAGCCTCCCAGCTACACCAGTAACTCCAGTCGCTCTTCACCACCCACTGATCATCTGCAAGATGCCTCTCCATCCACAAACAGCcctgaaagagaaaacactgaatgtGCGTCGAAGAGTGGACATGGGGAAgacagagcaagagagaaaacacgagggaaagaaaaggataGGGAGACGGCTATTTTAGATGACGGAGACCTTGTAAGTTCTGGAGGTTTGAGGCGAGAGCACTCATGTTGTGGTCGTGGAAAAGCAAAGTGTGGCGATGTGGGgtgggaaagggagagagggccCTGCCTTTCTAATGGTCATTGTCTCGGCCATTGCAACAGCATTAAGACTCATCCAAAGAGTCAAACGCTGCCTGCTTTACCAACCAAATCTGTGTCCCCTCCCCCAAATTCAGCTCATATGGAACTCTGCCATCGCCACAGTGCCCATCTGTTACCAGACTTACCATGGGAacatccaccaccacctccgccCCCACCCCTGCCCTGTCTCCACAGGCCCTACTACCCTTATTCTCCCcctgaccacacacacccacatagcaactccctccctcccagcaACAGACTCTGCAATGCGGAGGAGTGTCACTTCTTCCATTATTCCAAACACAGCCCGTCTACTCATCTGTCCCATCAGTCACTGCCCTCCAGCCCTTACAGGGAAATGTTCTTCAGCTCTCCAACACCGTCCTCTGGTTGCCTCTGTCGAGAGTGCTCCAGCAGGCGAGAGCACCAGTCAGACTCAGTCAGAACATTCCACCCGTTTCACCTAGACCAAATACAGACCCCGCACTGGTCCCAAGGAGCAGGGGTACAACAAACAAGAGAGGTGCCTACGCTGTGGGAAAACGAAAATCCATGGGAGCTGGTGAGAGATTCCGAGTTTTGGCAGTGCAAATCAGCCACCCCTGTGTTCCGGGTCTGCCACTCCACTTTGGATCAGGGTCCAAACCAGGAGCAGCCGAGATTTGGCCACGCACCTCACCAGACCTACCACGGTCCCCAGTCTCTGGTGGACGTGCGGGATGGAGCCAGCAGTGGGTACCacacccctccaccaccccGCCACTCCTGCCCCTGCTCTCATCAATCATCCCCAGCTGAGAGCCACGAGAGCCGGGGTTACGTCTCGGGATACCACTCTGGATCGGCCTCGCCTCTACCTGCTAACAGCCCGTCTCCTGGGAGAGGCAGGCTGCCTGAGATGCCGTCCAAATCCAGAGAACAGCAGCGTGCTGAAG TGGAAAAGGCAAAAACTGATGCAGAGGATGACGTATCCCAGGATTCAGAGGGTAAATCAGACTCTAATGGCCCATCAAGCACTCCCGGactggactctgatcatgacTACACAATAATTGGTAGCAgcagccccacacacactgaagacag TGTAACAGCTGACAGCCCTCCTCAAAGCCAAGAAACCCCCGCACAGCAAGAACCCAACACAAATATTAACAAAACTAGCACAAcaccaacagaaacacaaacttccAGCATATCTATAATCTCATCACAACCATCAATTGAGCAGATAGCAAGTTCTGATGGTGCAGCCAAGATCACAGGAAGCACCCAGGGATCTAACAAGCCACATACTTCAAGTTACACTGCTGTCATCATCACTCCGGTCGAAATGCAACTCAATGGTGCTGCTCTTCCCAGCGATACTCCATCCGATAGTGTAGCTGTGAACCCGTCTGCCAGTCTCAGTTCTAGCCCCTCCACCACTTCCCCAAATTCTCTTATTGGCTCCCCAGAGCTGCAGTCTTCTCCCCATCACTCCCCATTGGCGACAGACACGGGCCATAGACTGACTCCAGACAGAGACAGCTCAGCTGAAAACAAACCTCCGTCACCTGTTCCTGACGGTTATAACACACCCACATTTCCCTTAGCGTCCTATTACTACCCAATACTGAATGTCCCCCATGTCCCGTACACGGGGTACACTGCAGTCACTATCCCCGCCATCCAGCCACCACTCCCGGAGAAGAAacgcctctcctcctccgcagGATCCCTGAACGCACACAACTCTCTTCTGAGAGTCTCCTCAGCTCCTTCCCCAACACACCATGTGAGTTTCTCCTCCGCTGTGGGACAGCAGAGACGAGGGTCTGCACAGTGTAGTTACAAGGACGATGCAGACATCAGGGTTAATGCTAAGTTTGTCCAGGATAGTTCCAAGTACTGGTACAAACCAGGCATCTCCAGAGACCAAG CTATAGCTGTGTTGAAGGACAAGGAACCAGGAACCTTTCTTATCAGAGACAGTAACTCCTTCCAGGGGGCGTACGGTCTGGCCCTCAAAGTGGCCACCCCCCCTCCTAATGCCAACATCACTG GGGATCCTCTGGAACAGCTGGTGAGACATTTCCTCATCGAGACTGGGCCACGAGGAGTGAAGATCAAGGGCTGTCAGAACGAGTCCTACTTCG GAAGTTTATCTGCCATGGTGTACCAGCATTCAATTACACCTATCTCTCTACCCTGTGCCCTCCGCATCCCAGAAAAAG ATCTGGTCGGGGAACTTCAAGAGACACAGAGTGCAACAAACACCAGCACAGCAGCCAACCTCCTCAAACAAGGAGCAG GCTGCAACGTGCTTTACCTGAACTCAGTGGAAACCGAATCACTGACTGGGCCGGAGGCAGTTTCCAAGGCAACCAAGTGCACTTTGGCTCTGAGTCTGCGTCCAGTGGCGACGGTGGTCCACTTTAAAGTGTCCTCTCAGGGGATCACTCTGACAGACAGCAAAAGAAG ACTGTTCTTCAGGAGACACTACCCAATCAACACTGTCACTTTCAGCAGCCTTGACCCCCAAGACAagag GTGGACTAATTCTGATAGCACATCAAGCAA gatgTTCGGCTTTGTGGCCAGGCGGACGGGCAGTTCCACGGAAAACGTCTGTCACCTGTTTGCAGAGATGGACCCTGAGCAGCCAGCAGTCGCCATCGTCAACTTTATCAACAAAGTCATGCTGGGACCGCAGCTGCGGAGATGA